In Microcaecilia unicolor chromosome 1, aMicUni1.1, whole genome shotgun sequence, the following are encoded in one genomic region:
- the LOC115464822 gene encoding oocyte zinc finger protein XlCOF7.1-like isoform X2, translating into MYCKRPSLISSPAAKESAPNSFLILQSSKCREENACRSFCSGVGSPAVTPDIISLIERGEEPYIRDEPGSEENDTGKSSCSEPEVPKCGSLERHHRELGENLEGNRMLSERDGEKMSLCPDMGRNDKNQHISEKKLRIHTGDACGMFPEDPITVRSHQKSDTALPQERPATCMDYANSFSQRGELQEQRTQRAVMCFSCSECGDVFTRKGALVQHQIIHTRERMISCTRCHKIFLQKDRRIMYQTIPAGKRAVLCSECDKSFRKTQLQPVEHKKRFFSKESLVTEQRMHQTMQTENRTLSCSECGKSFLRKKDLTIHQKTCKEGTQLTCSECDKSFSFLSYLKRPKMSHLVERPFSCARCGKFFSQNEDITKYRPVSISSYLDTEGQVSVPTAITDEQVLTARNISPLYAGGLDNGHCDALFPTVSTNESKMNGDYVQRLTEQVKKRKSEETLEQREIRMQGQRERAARKRFHETVAQKQDRLQKVREQARKKRSQETSQQRCIRLQKNKQRIAQKRAQETSEQRQIRLQQQKERIAKKRFVETVEQRQIRLEKQRQRYEKKREMQLQKGRDQRKAEGYECKTIERE; encoded by the exons ATGTACTGCAAGAGACCATCCCTGATCTCTTCCCCAGCAGCCAAAGAAAGTGCCCCCAATTCATTTTTAATCTTGCAAAGcagcaaatgcagagaggaaaatgcCTGCAGGAGCTTCTGCTCAG GAGTAGGATCTCCAGCTGTCACTCCTGATATTATATCCCTCATTGAACGAGGGGAAGAGCCATACATCAGGGATGAACCAGGATCGGAAGAAAATGACactgggaaaagcagctgctcag AACCTGAAGTGCCCAAGTGTGGAAGTTTAGAGAGACATCACAGGGAACTTGGTGAGAATCTGGAAGGGAACAGGATGTTATCAGAAAGAGATGGAGAGAAGATGTCGTTATGCCCTGACATGGGAAGGAATGACAAGAATCAACACATCTCGGAAAAGAAGCTAAGAATCCATACAGGGGATGCATGTGGGATGTTCCCTGAGGATCCCATAACTGTGAGATCACATCAGAAATCTGATACAGCACTCCCCCAAGAAAGACCAGCTACATGTATGGATTACGCAAACTCTTTCAGCCAGAGGGGAGAGTTACAGGAACAAAGAACCCAAAGAGCAGTGATGTGCTTTTCATGTTCCGAATGTGGGGATGTTTTTACTCGCAAGGGAGCTTTAGTACAACACCAGATAATTCACACCCGAGAGAGAATGATTTCTTGCACTAGATGTCATAAAATCTTTCTTCAGAAGGACAGACGCATAATGTACCAGACAATCCCTGCTGGCAAGAGAGCAGTTTTATGTTCCGAGTGTGATAAAAGTTTCCGGAAAACTCAATTGCAGCCTGTTGAACATAAGAAACGTTTCTTTAGCAAGGAATCTTTAGTAACAGAACAAAGAATGCACCAAACAATGCAGACAGAAAACAGGACATTGTCGTGTTCTGAATGTGGGAAAAGCTTTCTTCGAAAGAAAGACCTAACAATACACCAAAAAACATGCAAAGAAGGAACACAACTTACATGTAGTGAATGTGATAAGAGTTTCAGTTTTCTGTCATACCTGAAAAGGCCCAAAATGAGCCACCTGGTAGAAAGACCATTTTCATGTGCCAGGTGTGGTAAGTTCTTCTCTCAGAACGAAGATATAACAAAATACCGTCCAGTTTCCATTAGTAGTTATTTGGACACTGAAGGCCAAGTTAGTGTACCAACTGCTATTACAGATGAGCAAGTTTTGACTGCAAGAAATATATCACCGTTGTACGCTGGTGGGCTAGACAACGGCCATTGTGATGCTCTGTTTCCAACTGTTTCTACAAACGAGAGTAAAATGAACGGCGATTACGTGCAGAGATTGACAGAACAAGTGAAAAAGAGAAAATCTGAAGAAACTTTAGAACAAAGAGAAATACGGATGCAGGGGCAAAGAGAGAGAGCCGCAAGAAAAAGATTTCATGAAACTGTAGCCCAAAAACAGGATCGGCTGCAGAAGGTTAGAGAGCAAGCGAGAAAGAAACGATCACAGGAAACTAGCCAGCAAAGATGCATACGACTACAGAAGAACAAACAGAGAATTGCGCAGAAAAGAGCGCAAGAAACGAGTGAGCAGAGACAAATACGATTACAACAACAGAAAGAGAGAATCGCAAAGAAAAGATTCGTGGAAACGGTGGAGCAGAGGCAGATCCGACTAGAGAAACAGAGACAGAGATATGAAAAAAAGAGGGAAATGCAGCTGCAGAAGGGAAGAGATCAAAGAAAAGCAGAGGGGTACGAATGCAAGACAATAGAGAGAGAATAG
- the LOC115464822 gene encoding zinc finger protein 34-like isoform X1, translated as MPAGASAQIPVTFEDISIYFSQKEWEELEEWQKELYSDVMKESYDTLISLGVGSPAVTPDIISLIERGEEPYIRDEPGSEENDTGKSSCSEPEVPKCGSLERHHRELGENLEGNRMLSERDGEKMSLCPDMGRNDKNQHISEKKLRIHTGDACGMFPEDPITVRSHQKSDTALPQERPATCMDYANSFSQRGELQEQRTQRAVMCFSCSECGDVFTRKGALVQHQIIHTRERMISCTRCHKIFLQKDRRIMYQTIPAGKRAVLCSECDKSFRKTQLQPVEHKKRFFSKESLVTEQRMHQTMQTENRTLSCSECGKSFLRKKDLTIHQKTCKEGTQLTCSECDKSFSFLSYLKRPKMSHLVERPFSCARCGKFFSQNEDITKYRPVSISSYLDTEGQVSVPTAITDEQVLTARNISPLYAGGLDNGHCDALFPTVSTNESKMNGDYVQRLTEQVKKRKSEETLEQREIRMQGQRERAARKRFHETVAQKQDRLQKVREQARKKRSQETSQQRCIRLQKNKQRIAQKRAQETSEQRQIRLQQQKERIAKKRFVETVEQRQIRLEKQRQRYEKKREMQLQKGRDQRKAEGYECKTIERE; from the exons atgcCTGCAGGAGCTTCTGCTCAG ATCCCAGTAACTTTTGAGGACATCTCCATCTATTTCTCACAGAAGGAGTGGGAGGAGTTAGAAGAgtggcagaaggagctttacagtgATGTGATGAAGGAGAGTtatgacaccctgatctcactgG GAGTAGGATCTCCAGCTGTCACTCCTGATATTATATCCCTCATTGAACGAGGGGAAGAGCCATACATCAGGGATGAACCAGGATCGGAAGAAAATGACactgggaaaagcagctgctcag AACCTGAAGTGCCCAAGTGTGGAAGTTTAGAGAGACATCACAGGGAACTTGGTGAGAATCTGGAAGGGAACAGGATGTTATCAGAAAGAGATGGAGAGAAGATGTCGTTATGCCCTGACATGGGAAGGAATGACAAGAATCAACACATCTCGGAAAAGAAGCTAAGAATCCATACAGGGGATGCATGTGGGATGTTCCCTGAGGATCCCATAACTGTGAGATCACATCAGAAATCTGATACAGCACTCCCCCAAGAAAGACCAGCTACATGTATGGATTACGCAAACTCTTTCAGCCAGAGGGGAGAGTTACAGGAACAAAGAACCCAAAGAGCAGTGATGTGCTTTTCATGTTCCGAATGTGGGGATGTTTTTACTCGCAAGGGAGCTTTAGTACAACACCAGATAATTCACACCCGAGAGAGAATGATTTCTTGCACTAGATGTCATAAAATCTTTCTTCAGAAGGACAGACGCATAATGTACCAGACAATCCCTGCTGGCAAGAGAGCAGTTTTATGTTCCGAGTGTGATAAAAGTTTCCGGAAAACTCAATTGCAGCCTGTTGAACATAAGAAACGTTTCTTTAGCAAGGAATCTTTAGTAACAGAACAAAGAATGCACCAAACAATGCAGACAGAAAACAGGACATTGTCGTGTTCTGAATGTGGGAAAAGCTTTCTTCGAAAGAAAGACCTAACAATACACCAAAAAACATGCAAAGAAGGAACACAACTTACATGTAGTGAATGTGATAAGAGTTTCAGTTTTCTGTCATACCTGAAAAGGCCCAAAATGAGCCACCTGGTAGAAAGACCATTTTCATGTGCCAGGTGTGGTAAGTTCTTCTCTCAGAACGAAGATATAACAAAATACCGTCCAGTTTCCATTAGTAGTTATTTGGACACTGAAGGCCAAGTTAGTGTACCAACTGCTATTACAGATGAGCAAGTTTTGACTGCAAGAAATATATCACCGTTGTACGCTGGTGGGCTAGACAACGGCCATTGTGATGCTCTGTTTCCAACTGTTTCTACAAACGAGAGTAAAATGAACGGCGATTACGTGCAGAGATTGACAGAACAAGTGAAAAAGAGAAAATCTGAAGAAACTTTAGAACAAAGAGAAATACGGATGCAGGGGCAAAGAGAGAGAGCCGCAAGAAAAAGATTTCATGAAACTGTAGCCCAAAAACAGGATCGGCTGCAGAAGGTTAGAGAGCAAGCGAGAAAGAAACGATCACAGGAAACTAGCCAGCAAAGATGCATACGACTACAGAAGAACAAACAGAGAATTGCGCAGAAAAGAGCGCAAGAAACGAGTGAGCAGAGACAAATACGATTACAACAACAGAAAGAGAGAATCGCAAAGAAAAGATTCGTGGAAACGGTGGAGCAGAGGCAGATCCGACTAGAGAAACAGAGACAGAGATATGAAAAAAAGAGGGAAATGCAGCTGCAGAAGGGAAGAGATCAAAGAAAAGCAGAGGGGTACGAATGCAAGACAATAGAGAGAGAATAG